A window from Streptomyces sp. NBC_00335 encodes these proteins:
- a CDS encoding solute symporter family protein → MTTEHQTLALLLFSVFIAVTLGITTWVSRNRHGSAEEFYAGGRLFSPMENGFAIAGDYMSAASFLGISGLIALFGYDGLLYSVGFLVAWLVVLFLVAELVRNCGRFTLADVVAARMSERPVRIAAGTSSVVVSVLYLVAQMVGAGSLVGLLLADSGRTARTLTVIGVGALMVIYVSFGGMRATTWIQIVKAVLLMGGAITLTVLVLLRFHGNFDQLLSSAAERSGYGDRFLGPGLKYGGDWTARFDFMSLGLALVLGTAGLPHILSRFYTVPTARAARRSVVWAIGLIGGFYLMTIVLGFGAAALLGPEQVRASNASGNTAVPLLAAFLGGGADSTGGAVLFAFVAAIAFATILAVVAGITLASSASVAHDLYASLKRRHAKQRSEVTVARMAAVGIGAVAIALGLLAQDLNVAFLVGLAFAVAASANLPVLLYSLFWRGFTTRGAVWSVYGGLLPAVLLVALSPVVSGSPESLFPGVDFQLFPLQNPGLVSIPLGFLAGWLGTVTSAEEPDERRHAETEVRALTGAGAV, encoded by the coding sequence GTGACCACCGAGCACCAGACCCTGGCGCTGCTCCTGTTCAGCGTCTTCATCGCCGTCACCCTGGGCATCACCACCTGGGTGAGCCGCAACAGGCACGGTTCGGCAGAGGAGTTCTACGCGGGCGGGCGACTGTTCTCGCCGATGGAGAACGGTTTCGCCATCGCCGGTGACTACATGTCCGCCGCCTCCTTCCTGGGCATCTCCGGCCTCATCGCCCTCTTCGGCTACGACGGCCTGCTGTACTCGGTGGGCTTCCTCGTCGCCTGGCTGGTCGTCCTGTTCCTCGTCGCCGAACTCGTCCGCAACTGCGGCCGGTTCACCCTCGCCGACGTGGTCGCCGCGCGGATGAGCGAGCGGCCGGTGCGGATCGCCGCCGGGACCTCGTCGGTGGTCGTCTCCGTGCTGTACCTCGTCGCGCAGATGGTCGGCGCCGGCAGCCTCGTGGGCCTGCTGCTCGCCGACTCGGGCCGGACCGCACGGACGTTGACCGTCATCGGGGTCGGCGCCCTCATGGTGATCTACGTGTCCTTCGGCGGGATGCGGGCCACCACCTGGATCCAGATCGTCAAGGCCGTGCTGCTGATGGGCGGGGCGATCACCCTGACCGTGCTCGTGCTGCTGCGCTTCCACGGGAACTTCGACCAGCTGCTCAGCAGCGCCGCAGAGCGCAGCGGGTACGGTGACCGGTTCCTGGGCCCCGGGCTCAAGTACGGCGGGGACTGGACGGCCCGCTTCGACTTCATGAGCCTCGGGCTCGCGCTGGTCCTGGGCACGGCCGGGCTGCCGCACATCCTGTCGCGCTTCTACACCGTGCCCACGGCGCGGGCGGCCCGCCGGTCGGTGGTGTGGGCGATCGGGCTGATCGGCGGCTTCTACCTGATGACCATCGTGCTGGGCTTCGGTGCTGCGGCGCTGCTCGGGCCGGAGCAGGTCAGGGCCTCCAACGCCTCGGGGAACACGGCGGTTCCGCTGCTCGCGGCCTTCCTGGGCGGCGGGGCCGACTCGACCGGCGGCGCGGTGCTGTTCGCCTTCGTGGCGGCCATCGCCTTCGCGACCATCCTCGCGGTGGTCGCGGGGATCACCCTCGCCTCGTCGGCGTCCGTCGCGCACGACCTGTACGCCTCGCTCAAGCGCCGCCACGCCAAGCAGCGCAGCGAGGTGACGGTGGCCAGGATGGCGGCGGTCGGGATCGGGGCGGTGGCGATCGCGCTGGGGCTGCTGGCCCAGGACCTGAACGTGGCCTTCCTGGTGGGTCTGGCCTTCGCCGTGGCGGCCTCGGCGAACCTGCCGGTGCTCCTGTACTCGCTGTTCTGGCGCGGGTTCACCACGCGGGGCGCCGTCTGGTCGGTGTACGGGGGGCTGCTCCCGGCCGTGCTGCTGGTGGCCCTGTCCCCGGTGGTCTCCGGCAGCCCCGAATCCCTTTTCCCTGGTGTGGACTTCCAGCTCTTCCCGCTCCAGAACCCCGGCCTCGTGTCCATCCCGCTGGGCTTCCTGGCGGGCTGGCTGGGCACCGTGACCTCGGCGGAGGAGCCGGACGAGCGGCGGCACGCCGAGACCGAGGTCCGCGCGCTGACCGGGGCCGGGGCGGTGTAG
- a CDS encoding DUF485 domain-containing protein — MDKHEGRDAGTIRLDDPWYDALAVGWGEGEGSGGASGGGAETSPPSSGPGAEPARAASDIYLEVQRSAAFQEVRGRYRRFVVPATVGFFLWYVAYVIAATTAPGMMARPVFGSVNVALLAGLGQFLSTFLLTWAYARHARLRRDRAALDLRWTVFEQEQVRRADAGERTRTRGAGR, encoded by the coding sequence GTGGACAAGCACGAAGGTCGTGATGCCGGAACGATCCGGCTGGACGACCCCTGGTACGACGCGCTGGCCGTCGGTTGGGGCGAGGGCGAGGGGTCCGGCGGAGCGTCGGGCGGCGGAGCGGAAACGTCACCCCCGAGCTCCGGCCCCGGCGCCGAACCCGCGCGCGCAGCGTCCGACATCTACCTCGAAGTGCAGCGCAGCGCCGCCTTCCAGGAAGTGCGCGGCCGCTACCGGAGGTTCGTCGTCCCCGCGACCGTCGGCTTCTTCCTCTGGTACGTGGCCTACGTGATCGCCGCCACCACGGCGCCCGGCATGATGGCCCGGCCGGTGTTCGGGTCCGTGAACGTGGCCCTGCTCGCTGGCCTCGGCCAGTTCCTCAGCACCTTCCTGCTGACCTGGGCCTACGCCCGGCACGCCCGGCTGCGGCGGGACCGCGCGGCCCTGGACCTTCGCTGGACGGTCTTCGAGCAGGAGCAGGTCCGCCGGGCGGATGCCGGGGAGCGCACCCGGACCCGGGGGGCGGGCCGGTGA
- a CDS encoding sensor histidine kinase, which yields MSARRLGLPRRAASQILLTQLAIAAGVLALATGLFLAPLSAQLDDQAMRRALTIAQSAAADPALATGLLGSPPSPDSPVQASAERIRSATGAEYVVVLDLYGIRRSHPSPDRIGRHVSTDPGDVLAGREVMEIDEGTLGRSARGKVPLLAADGEIVGAVSVGIAYDSVQGRLLGAIPGLLAYAGGALAAGALAAYLLSRRIHRQTRDLAFSDIAGLLAEREAMLHSIREGVIALDRAGRVRLVNDEAARLLGLAPEAADAVAGRALDEVLGAGRTTDVLTGRVTGRDLLTVQGSRVLVANRMPTEDGGAVATLRDRTELEHLGRELDSTKGLIDALRAQDHEHANRLHTLLGLLELGLYEEAAEFVTEVVGVHRSTAEQVTEKVHDPLLAALLMGKATVAAERGVPLRLADSALLPDRLVDPGGLVTILGNLVDNALDAAVGSPAPLVEVDIRADGRTAVLLVRDSGPGVPVARREEIFTEGWSTKQPPAGAHRGRGLGLALVRRLAERQGGTVRAGEAADGGTEFSVVLPEALR from the coding sequence ATGAGCGCTCGGCGCCTCGGGCTCCCCCGACGGGCCGCCTCCCAGATCCTGCTGACCCAGCTCGCCATCGCCGCCGGGGTCCTCGCCCTGGCCACCGGCCTCTTCCTGGCCCCGCTGAGCGCACAGCTCGACGACCAGGCCATGCGGCGCGCCCTGACCATCGCCCAGAGCGCCGCCGCCGACCCCGCCCTGGCCACCGGCCTCCTCGGCTCGCCCCCCTCGCCGGACAGCCCGGTACAGGCCTCGGCCGAGCGGATCCGCTCGGCCACGGGCGCCGAGTACGTGGTGGTCCTGGACCTGTACGGGATCCGCCGCTCGCACCCGAGCCCCGACCGCATCGGCCGGCACGTCTCCACCGACCCCGGTGACGTCCTGGCCGGCCGCGAGGTCATGGAGATCGACGAGGGCACCTTGGGCCGCTCCGCGCGCGGCAAGGTGCCCCTGCTCGCCGCCGACGGCGAGATCGTCGGCGCCGTCTCGGTCGGCATCGCCTACGACAGCGTCCAGGGCCGCCTGCTGGGCGCCATCCCGGGCCTTCTCGCTTACGCGGGCGGCGCCCTGGCCGCGGGCGCCCTCGCCGCCTACCTGCTCTCGCGCAGGATCCACCGACAGACCCGCGACCTGGCCTTCTCCGATATCGCGGGCCTGCTCGCCGAGCGCGAGGCGATGCTGCACTCCATCCGCGAAGGCGTGATCGCCCTCGACCGGGCCGGCCGGGTCCGGCTGGTCAACGACGAGGCGGCCCGGCTACTGGGCCTCGCCCCCGAGGCCGCCGACGCCGTCGCGGGGCGCGCGCTGGACGAGGTGCTCGGCGCGGGCCGCACCACCGACGTCCTCACCGGCCGGGTCACCGGCCGCGACCTGCTCACGGTCCAGGGCAGCCGGGTCCTGGTCGCCAACCGGATGCCCACCGAGGACGGCGGAGCAGTGGCCACCCTGCGCGACCGCACCGAACTGGAGCACCTGGGCCGCGAGCTCGACTCCACCAAGGGCCTGATCGACGCCCTGCGCGCCCAGGACCACGAGCACGCCAACCGGCTCCACACCCTCCTGGGCCTGCTGGAACTGGGCCTGTACGAGGAGGCCGCGGAGTTCGTCACGGAGGTGGTCGGCGTGCACCGCAGCACCGCCGAACAGGTCACCGAGAAGGTGCACGACCCGCTGCTGGCCGCTCTGCTGATGGGCAAGGCCACGGTCGCCGCGGAGCGCGGGGTCCCCCTGCGGCTGGCCGATTCCGCCCTGCTGCCCGACCGACTCGTCGACCCGGGCGGTCTGGTCACCATCCTCGGCAACCTCGTCGACAACGCGCTGGATGCCGCGGTCGGCTCGCCCGCACCGCTGGTCGAGGTCGACATCCGTGCGGACGGCCGCACGGCGGTCCTGCTGGTCCGCGACAGCGGCCCCGGCGTCCCGGTGGCGCGCCGCGAGGAGATCTTCACCGAGGGCTGGTCGACCAAACAGCCCCCGGCCGGCGCCCACCGCGGACGCGGGCTCGGTCTCGCCCTGGTGCGGCGCCTGGCCGAACGGCAGGGCGGCACCGTCCGGGCCGGCGAGGCAGCGGACGGAGGGACGGAATTCTCCGTCGTGCTCCCGGAGGCCCTGCGATGA
- a CDS encoding response regulator, with product MNDSDVFSASGSPAGSGGSGIFGAFDVLVVDDDMRVARINAAYVAKVPGFRVSAQAHSAAEALAFLDSRPVDLILLDHYLPDENGLDLVRRLRERGHHTDVIMVTAARDLATVQAAMRLGALQYLVKPFTFAGLRTRLEAYGALRRTLDTGGEAEQAEVDRIFGALAAAGADAPSDLPKGHSPTTADLVRGILRAAEGPLSTQQIADRAGISRQTAQRYLKLLDRTGRVTLALRYGETGRPEHRYAWRPPTTG from the coding sequence ATGAACGATTCCGACGTGTTCAGCGCATCCGGCTCACCTGCCGGATCGGGCGGATCCGGCATCTTCGGTGCTTTTGACGTACTGGTCGTCGACGACGACATGCGTGTTGCCCGGATCAACGCGGCCTACGTGGCCAAGGTTCCCGGCTTCCGCGTGTCGGCCCAGGCCCATTCGGCGGCGGAGGCACTGGCCTTCCTCGACTCACGCCCGGTGGACCTCATCCTCCTCGACCACTACCTCCCCGACGAGAACGGCCTCGACCTGGTCCGGCGCCTGCGCGAGCGCGGCCACCACACCGACGTGATCATGGTGACGGCCGCCCGCGACCTGGCCACCGTGCAGGCCGCGATGCGCCTCGGCGCCCTCCAGTACCTGGTCAAGCCGTTCACCTTCGCGGGTCTGCGCACCCGCCTGGAGGCCTACGGGGCCCTGCGCCGCACCCTGGACACGGGCGGCGAGGCCGAACAGGCGGAGGTGGACCGGATCTTCGGCGCCCTGGCCGCGGCCGGCGCCGACGCCCCGAGCGACCTCCCGAAGGGACACTCCCCCACCACCGCCGACCTGGTCCGCGGAATCCTGCGCGCGGCCGAAGGCCCGCTCTCCACCCAGCAGATCGCCGACCGCGCGGGCATCAGCCGCCAGACCGCCCAGCGCTACCTCAAACTCCTCGACCGCACCGGCCGCGTCACCCTCGCCCTGCGCTACGGCGAAACGGGCCGCCCGGAACACCGGTACGCCTGGCGCCCGCCCACCACGGGCTGA